cttaacaccaaacacataacacgtttATTCAGGGGCCCATATCCTCAGCattaagtttagaagtgttacttacctcgaacaagccaaatccgataccgagcaagccaaataagactctagaaatgccatctcgcgcATACCAACCTTCAAACGCCTCAAAACTAGCATAAagcaactcaataacatcaaataatgcaaaaggAAACAACCCCAATCCATAAAGTTGGAATCTTTAATctaaagcccaaagtcaaccaaaatgtcaaacccGGGACCGCACCATGGaacccgacgaaactcataaaaatccgacaacccattcaattacgagtccaaccatactagtttcactcaaatcagactccgaatcgatattcaaaactcaaaaattcactttataaaaATTTAGACAAAATCCTCCAaattgtattttgaaatcatcaatcaaatgccaaaaacaaagatagattcatgaaatataattaaaaccgagtagagaacacttaccccaatccatatggtgaaaattgcttcaaacaTCGTTTCAATCAGAGCTCCAAAGCTCACAATATGCTAAAATGTCTGGAACCTACAAAATAGAGTTCTTATAAATCACAGAACAAacatacccttcgcgatcgcgggacatcctttgcgatcgcgaaggaaaATATCCACTGCCTCTAACaatactctacgcgttcgcggcataggcctcgcgaacgcgatgcacaacagCCCCAACCTTACGCAAATGCATCCGCTACTTTGCGAACGTGAAGACATTTTCCCCAGTCCCTAGCTTCTCATCTCAACTCAATGTGAACGCGATGCCCAGGCCTCACAAAAGTACGCGAACCCGATAACATAGTCACGAACGTGATGAGGGAAAAGCTGGCTCCCACAATACATTACATGATCGTGACCaaatcttcgtgatcgcgaagaaggtatGAAACACCAGAAATCAACAGTGCCAAAGAACATGGAAATGATCCTAaatgcgtccgaaactcacccgagcccctcgggaccccgtccgaatataccaacaagtcccataatagaACACGGGCCTACtaaaggcctcaaatcacacataaaaaCATTGAAATgacaaatctcacctcaaatcaagcttaatgaacttttgaactttccacTTCTGAAACACGTGCCGAACCATgacaaatcaacccggaatgaactcaaattttgcacacaagtcccaaatgacataacgaagctattccaattcaagaaaccacaatccaaacccgatatcatgaAAGTCAACTccaagtcaaacttatgaatattccaaacccttaaattttcaattttcgccaattagtgctgataccttctagaaatatccaaatgcaaatccgggcatacgctgTTACACAttgtgcatcccaaggtgacgtaataaatatgagacttgttaatcatgatttaaatgagtttgaAGTCATAATATGGGTATATACGATGTtttgatagaaaatataaagtttgggaaaaatcggattaaagttgcggaaacaccgactaaggatttgccttgtaatggaGGTTTTGGAGAAATACATTTCGGGTGATATATGGGGTATTTTTtagacatattatatacaaaattgaatatctacgagtctattttccaactcattaaaccgttcatcgatatgaTATTGGAGTAGAGCGATATccgtatttttgcgagactgcgcaagaagcttggttgggacccacttgagacgaCCACCAACCTTACCTCTTTCAAAAGATGTTTCAGCCTCATTTCGAGTCATTTTTCACCCAAATTTCGTCCAACAACTCTCCAAAACCCTCCCTAACATATTCCAAGGtcccaagaaccaaactcaagggaaatcaactcaaatcatgatcaaaggtgttaaagactacaagagaatgcttttatgatgttgtggtgtgattgagggctattgtgagctaagttgagaaAGGGTTTCAAGTTATAGATGTtgtccaaggtatgtataacatcttctAGATTGTGCCTAtggttaatcttgtgttggttgtgtttTTTGAGTGAAAAACCATAAGATAACACGTGAAAAGAACATGGGATATGGTTGTCTTTTTGATTGGACTGTTTTGTGactaaatatatggtttgtgaTGCCCGAAAATTAtaagaaataatttgataatgttgtgtctgctgttgttaagcttttctaggtgttaattaagttgattgaagaagataAGATGAAAAATAAGTGATTGACGATAAACATTAAGGTGCTAGAGTTTTGGAAGGAATTTTAtggatgttttgaactagaaataatatagtacatataagtatgatgttatgaaggttgtaaactaatttatggaataatagttggattcaatttatatcttgttatgagtaaaaacgatcttgccgctcaatatgattattaagataatcggagaaactcatattggattatattgttgttgttactactgttggttatagttgttgttgttgggctgttgatgacccttagtggtctttgggatgAATTAAAAATAGGACAGTACGACATTATATGCTAAcggcaatatcatttcacttgttgtagatgcaagaagttgtgttgagcttggttgagtaataaggaagatatcatacaggtatgttaaggctatcccttctttccttttggcatgatccatatgatacaacgaaactaGCAAGCACGCCACTTTCACGAATGATTCTATttctagaagtactagggttacctatgttcttgattccccatatgtcctactatcatatcgtctgttcatgggtctcctGATATTtcaagagatcttattgacttatttcattatgcacttcatttatttatacatgtatattgacccatgaccagataacattatatacacgtatagtatatgtatatggggtatgggggaaatgttatggtgttatatacacaccaccacctgatcaactagtATACGTTTATGGTTTTGCctacagaggctgagatgatatgatgggatgccctcaggggcttgatggcgttatatactcatatacctatgcatgatatgacattatACACATacacatgacattataaatattttcatgattaatagagctattcagacttacaggttgagttctttactccatgtttatttcataccttttatatattgatttttatgccttacatactcggtaaattatttgtactgacacCCTTATTACctgggggcctgcgtttcatgtccgcaggtgcaggtagacaggctgacggtccccctacTTAGGATCCTAGCTCagtgagagttggtgtgctccatttgatccggaggtGCTATTGCGGTTTGGTACAATATGTTTGTATAGATATAAGGGTATGACGTTGCCTAGTTCCATCCTTTatctatagttggatagtatgtggccttgtcggctcaccctactgtattccgcatgtatatgtgtATATGTCTTTTGAGTATGTCTCCTCACATATGTTATTCACGCGATTCAATAGTTTAGGggcagatgttatgcatgacatacacttatttcatgtttatatcttagacgtatgcttagagGTGTTCGGTAGGTAGAACTCTGGAACTCGTCAAAgtccattggtttgggtcgtgacaaaagtggtatcagagcagttccatcctagggttgtctacagaccgtgtataatagagtcttgtttatgcgtttgttgtgcaccacacttataaataaGAGGctgcaggacatataggatgttaccctcccttcttatcttagattaTACGATttaagaattcattttcctaacgttatgttatgttttcagggatacccaagaaggctacagccgccTAGAAAGGCAAGTCCATGGATGATGAGACTACAAGTCGAGCGCtacgagttaccagggctcggaGAGATCCACATAGCGAGACTCCAtttcagacttcacataccctacTCTCTATGGAGGAGAtccggctaccacattggccttctccgaatggtacaaaatagtgatatcatagtccttaagtagctccaaccacctccgctgacgcaagttaagatctttttgcttgatcagatgctgcaaactccgatgatcaatgtaaatctcacaaggaacaccgtacaaataatgccaccaaatcttcaaggcatgaataatagctgctaactcaaggtcgtggaccggatagttcttttcatgcaccttcagttgtctggacgcgtaggcaatcaccctaccgtcctgcatcaacaccgcgccgagaccaatccgcgatgcatcataatatacagtataagaccccgaaccgataggcaataccaatactggggctgtagtcaaagctgtcttgagcttctgaaagctctcctcacattcctctatccacctgaacggagcacccttctgggtcagcctggtcataggcgttgcaatagataaaaatccctcaacaaaccgatggtaataccctgccaaaccaaggaagctccggatctctatagctgaggacggtctgggctaactctgcactgcttccaccttcttcagatccaccttgatcccctcactcgacacaatatgacccaagaatgccacggaatctaaccagaactcacatttttagaactttgcatataacttcttttctctcaaagtctgaagcactgtcctcaggtgctgctcatgatcctcccgggtctgggaatacactagaatgtcatcaatgaatacgatgacgaaagaatcaatataTGGCGGAACACACTatacatcaagtgcataaaggctgctggggcattggtcagcccaaatgacagaactcgtaatggccataccgagtcctgaaagcagtcttcaggatatgtggctcccgaatctttaactgatgatagcctgaacgtaagtcaatcttggataacactctggcaccctgtaactgatcaaataagtcatcaatacgaggcaatggatacctgtgcttcactatgactttgttcaactggcgaaaatcaatacacatccgtatagaaccatccttcttcttcttcttcttcttcttcacaaataagataggagcaccctaaggtgacacactgggccaaatgaagcccttatcaagcaattcctgtaactgctccttcaaatcctttaactcaggaggagccatacgatatggaggaatagagatgggctcagtgcccgacaacaaatcaatgccaaaatcaatgccaatctctgtcgggcggcatgcctggaagatcagctggaaacacatctggaaaatccctcactactgagactgactcaactataggggtatcaatactgacatctcgcACATAAGGtagatacgtgtcacaccccttctcaactattcgttgagctttaagaaatgaaataactctgctgggagtatactctaaggtacctctccatttTAATCGCggaaatcctggcatagccaacatcacggtcttagcgtgacaatcaagaatagcataatggggcgacaaccagtccatgcctaaaataatatcaaagtccaccatgctgagcaataataaatcggctctggtctcaaaaccactaagagcaatcaaacacgaccaataAGATCCAGCTCCAGTGCCAGCCCTAGTACCCCCAgttcctcagccagatgcacAGGGTCtggagatgagagatgctattcagaGGCTCCACGCCAGGAGGTAGGTATCGGTCATGCATATAAGGCCATCAATGCGAGGGTTCTCGATTTTATTAAATTGGACCCTCCCGTATTCACTGGACCAGATCTaaatgaggaccctcaggtatttattgataggatgcagagaactttgagggtaatgaaggccactgcgattAAGTCAGTTGAGCTAGTTTTCTATAGACTTcgggatgttgcagttaattggtacgagtcttgggagttgtccataggtgaggatgcccctccagcagTATGGAAAAAGTTTATAGAGGCTTTACTTcgtcattatttgccaccagatCTTAGACGGGCCAGCGTTGATAGGTTtttgacccttcggcagggtaatatgagtgttcgggagtacaaccttcagtttgattctttggctaggtatgcttccactattgtagctaagatggaggatcaggTTCACCTATTCGTGATAGGGTTGGAGCCGCACTTGCTTAATGACTGTATCAGTCTCACTTCATTCAAACATAGATATTTTtcatattcaggcatacgcttaAGGTGTAGAGGAGagtaagcagaagcagagggccgatcgtgagcaggataggggccatgGTAAGAGAGTGATATCTTCAGGTCCTTCTAGttagtttcgaggtggtcagtgatagcagtaaccgaggtatccagcccagccatcggctagtgcaccccctcaATTTGTcgataggagatttgatcgttctaTATATTTAGGGATCAGTCAGAGTTCTAGGGCCTCTAGTTCTCaatataggggtgagtcaagtcagatgaggccacccttACCACGATGTACTCAGTGTGCTAAGCAGCATGCCGGGTAGTGCCTTGTACGCTTGGGTGTTTGGTTTACTGGTGGTTATCCAGGCCGcattatgagagattgttcgACGAGAGGTGGTGCAGATATAGTTAGTCAGCGAGATCTGTAGccagttcgtcatcatcagtacccCCCTGGGCAAGGTTCATAGGCACCGgctggtcgtggtagaggcagaagtggagcatctagctcgagtgGTCCTCAGAACAGTATTTATGCATTAGCGTGTGGACAGGATCATGAGTCAACACCTTATGTTATTACAGGTATATTattagtctcctcatatgatgtatatgcattgattgatccaagTTCCATCTTATCGTACGTCActctgttggttgctagtaagtttgggataaaacctaagttgattgaaccttttgaggtgtctacacctgttggggatccagtgatagctagacaAGTATATAAAgactgtatagtagtagttcatagtcattCTACAGTAGCAGACTTGATTGAGTTAGGTAAggtggaatttgatgttataatgagTATGttttggttggcttcttgttatgctaacattgattgtagatcaaagatggttcggttccagtTTCCAGAGGAGCcaattttggagtggaaaggtaatactgcatcgccaaaaggtaggtttatttcctatctcaagtcAAGGAAGATGATAAgtaagggctatatttatcacttagttcgggtacaggatgtgaaagcaaagtcaccgacccttcagtctatcccggtggttaatgagtttcccgatgtttttcttgatgagcttccaggccttccACCAGAGTGGGAGattgagtttgatattgacatattaccagatacccagccgatatctattcctccatatagaatggcacctgtagagatgagagagttgaaagaacaactgagggatttgcttgGAAAAAGGAATTATCAAacccagtacatcaccgtggggagtaCCTGTGTTATTTATAAGAaataaagatggttccttgcgtatatgtattgattacaagcagttgaataaggtgaagatcaagaataagtacccgctcctgagaattgatgatttatttgatcagttgcagggttcCAGGTGTTTCttaaagatagacttgaggtcttggtaccatcaggtaagggttaaagagaaagatattccgaagacaacattcaggaccagatacgagcactttgagtttcgagttatgtcatttgggttgaccaatgccccaacaatattcatagacttgatgaaccgtgtgttcagaccctttctagatcagttcgtgattgtatttatagatgatattttggtttactcccgtTAAGAGGCTGATCATGTAGATCATTTACGTATCGTACTCAGagttctacaagaaaggaagttgtatacaaaattttctaaatgtgaattctggttgaattctatagcattccttggtcatattatttcaggtgagggtatccgggttgagacacagaagattgaggcagtgaagacttggcctataCCCATGACACtgat
This region of Nicotiana tomentosiformis chromosome 4, ASM39032v3, whole genome shotgun sequence genomic DNA includes:
- the LOC138910540 gene encoding uncharacterized protein, whose amino-acid sequence is MQRTLRVMKATAIKSVELVFYRLRDVAVNWYESWELSIGEDAPPAVWKKFIEALLRHYLPPDLRRASVDRFLTLRQGNMSVREYNLQFDSLARYASTIVAKMEDQDHESTPYVITGILLVSSYDVYALIDPSSILSYVTLLVASKFGIKPKLIEPFEVSTPVGDPVIARQVYKDCIVVVHSHSTVADLIELGKVEFDVIMSMFWLASCYANIDCRSKMVRFQFPEEPILEWKGNTASPKGRFISYLKSRKMISKGYIYHLVRVQDVKAKSPTLQSIPVVNEFPDVFLDELPGLPPEWEIEFDIDILPDTQPISIPPYRMAPVEMRELKEQLRDLLGKRNYQTQYITVGSEGIRVETQKIEAVKTWPIPMTLMEVRSFPSFPGYYRIFVEGFSSLSAPLTKLTHKPEKSDIAREIHQLANLGVQLLDSGGTRVTIQDTTTSSVVTEVKEC